In Geminocystis sp. NIES-3709, a single genomic region encodes these proteins:
- a CDS encoding cellulose binding domain-containing protein: MANTVDFSLIQNWGSGFQGQLTLSNNTNLTLENWTLTFTADFDITDIWHGEIVSRQGNQYTVRYLPWNANISPGQNINIGFIGKPVNGIVNEPSNFILNGSSIDPVNPNPLPIITIADASVIEGNQGINYLIYTLILSSPSNQTVSVNFATADHNSSGDNKAIADIDYQGLSGILNFASGETTKTIRVAINGDTSFEANESFLLNLSNAIGATIADNQAIGTIINDDQAPPPPINEGNISVNFNVENQWNSGFTGKITITNNGSTPVNGWKLAFNTPFQITNLWSAQQNIAQNGYYELSNLSWNSQIPVNGSISFGFNGAWTEGTVPQPTNYTFNGTSLDGGGGVTPPLPSFSINDVTVREGDNPNAIFTVTLSNASQQTVEVNYTTQNGSALAGLDYNTIAGKLTFNAGETTKTITIPILNDNITEGNETFNLNLSSPVNATLQDAQGIATILPPLTPPPVSEGGWQTSGNQIINPDGEVFRVSGVNWFGLETRDFAPHGLWARNYRDMMDQMKDLGYNTIRLPFSNQIFDASSIPQSINYSFNQDLQGLNGLQIMDKIVEYAGEIDLKIILDRHRPSADGQSSLWYTSSYSEARWISDWQMLAQRYAGNNTIIGADLHNEPHGSATWGSGNLATDWRLAAERAGNSILSVNSDWLIFVGGIESYNGENYWWGGNLAGAKDHPVRLDVADRLVYTPHDYPSSVYPQSWFNSGDYPNNLPELWDKTWGYIHNEKIAPVLLGEFGTKLQTTSDRQWLETLIDYLGTGNDGINWTFWSWNPNSTDTGGILNDDWNTVNTNKQDLLNSLLSGQTSLATAPLNYSTSNNDSQTSLFAFDSAITETENSESNDNLSSTTRDILVDFRVENQWNNGFTGTITISNNAETVINGWNLEFDSQFSIKSLWNAQQKQLTDDRYTVSNLNWNEQIPINGSVSFSFNGVWTQGNIPVPNNYELNGQALSTNLDSSGVFSENSSLVLA; the protein is encoded by the coding sequence ATGGCTAATACCGTTGATTTTTCCCTTATTCAAAACTGGGGCTCTGGTTTTCAAGGACAACTTACCCTCTCTAATAATACTAATCTCACCCTAGAGAATTGGACTTTGACTTTTACTGCCGATTTTGACATTACCGATATTTGGCATGGTGAAATTGTCAGTCGTCAAGGTAATCAATACACTGTACGTTACCTTCCTTGGAATGCAAATATATCTCCCGGACAAAATATTAACATTGGTTTTATCGGTAAACCTGTCAATGGCATTGTCAATGAACCGAGTAACTTTATACTAAATGGTAGCTCGATCGATCCTGTTAATCCTAATCCTCTACCTATTATCACCATCGCCGATGCCAGTGTCATAGAAGGCAACCAAGGCATTAATTATTTAATCTATACTCTTATCTTAAGTTCTCCTAGTAATCAAACTGTATCGGTGAATTTTGCCACTGCCGATCATAATAGTTCTGGAGATAACAAAGCGATCGCAGATATTGATTATCAAGGTTTATCAGGTATATTAAATTTTGCTTCTGGAGAAACCACTAAAACTATTCGTGTCGCCATTAATGGAGATACTTCCTTTGAAGCCAATGAGAGTTTTTTACTTAACCTCAGTAATGCCATAGGGGCAACGATCGCTGATAATCAAGCTATTGGTACAATTATCAATGATGATCAAGCGCCACCGCCACCTATCAACGAGGGCAACATTTCCGTTAATTTTAATGTTGAAAATCAATGGAATAGCGGTTTTACAGGTAAAATTACCATTACTAATAATGGTTCAACCCCCGTCAATGGTTGGAAATTAGCCTTTAATACGCCTTTTCAAATTACTAATCTTTGGAGTGCACAACAAAATATCGCACAAAATGGATATTATGAATTATCCAACCTCAGTTGGAATAGTCAGATACCTGTCAATGGTTCGATTTCCTTTGGTTTTAATGGTGCATGGACTGAAGGAACTGTACCACAACCTACTAATTACACCTTCAATGGAACTTCATTAGATGGAGGAGGAGGAGTTACACCACCTCTACCGAGTTTTAGTATTAATGATGTCACCGTTAGAGAAGGAGATAACCCCAATGCCATATTTACCGTTACCCTTAGTAATGCCAGTCAGCAAACAGTAGAAGTGAATTATACCACTCAAAATGGTTCTGCTTTAGCTGGTTTAGATTATAATACGATCGCCGGTAAATTAACTTTTAATGCCGGGGAAACCACAAAAACTATTACAATTCCCATTCTCAATGACAATATAACAGAAGGAAACGAAACATTTAATCTTAATCTGTCTTCTCCTGTCAATGCGACTTTACAAGATGCCCAAGGTATTGCAACGATTCTTCCTCCTTTAACTCCTCCTCCTGTGAGTGAAGGTGGTTGGCAAACTAGCGGGAATCAAATTATTAATCCAGACGGTGAAGTATTTCGAGTCAGTGGGGTAAATTGGTTTGGTTTAGAAACTCGTGATTTTGCACCTCATGGATTATGGGCGAGAAATTATCGAGATATGATGGATCAAATGAAAGATCTTGGTTACAACACTATCCGATTACCTTTCTCTAATCAAATTTTTGATGCGAGTAGTATTCCTCAAAGTATTAATTATAGTTTTAATCAAGATTTGCAAGGATTAAATGGACTGCAAATTATGGATAAAATTGTTGAATATGCGGGGGAAATTGATTTAAAAATTATCCTCGATCGACATCGTCCTAGTGCAGATGGTCAATCTTCTTTATGGTACACCTCATCATACTCAGAAGCAAGATGGATTAGCGATTGGCAAATGTTAGCCCAACGTTATGCGGGAAATAATACTATTATCGGTGCAGATTTGCATAATGAGCCTCACGGTAGTGCAACCTGGGGAAGTGGAAACCTTGCCACAGATTGGCGATTAGCGGCAGAAAGAGCAGGAAATAGTATTCTTTCCGTCAATTCTGATTGGTTAATTTTTGTCGGCGGTATCGAAAGCTATAACGGAGAAAATTATTGGTGGGGTGGTAACTTAGCTGGTGCAAAAGATCATCCTGTGCGTCTTGATGTAGCTGATCGACTTGTATATACACCTCATGATTATCCGTCTTCCGTGTATCCCCAATCGTGGTTTAATAGTGGCGATTATCCCAATAATCTACCTGAATTATGGGACAAAACATGGGGATATATTCACAACGAAAAGATTGCCCCCGTGTTATTAGGAGAATTTGGTACAAAACTACAAACAACGTCCGATCGACAATGGTTAGAAACCCTGATAGACTATTTAGGAACAGGAAATGACGGTATCAATTGGACATTTTGGTCTTGGAATCCTAATTCTACGGATACTGGAGGTATTCTTAATGATGATTGGAATACGGTTAACACCAATAAACAAGATCTCTTAAATTCTCTTCTGTCTGGTCAAACTTCTTTAGCTACTGCACCCTTGAATTATTCTACATCAAATAATGATTCTCAAACCTCACTTTTTGCTTTTGATTCGGCGATAACTGAAACTGAAAACTCAGAATCGAATGACAATTTATCTTCAACTACAAGAGATATTTTGGTGGATTTCAGAGTAGAGAATCAGTGGAATAATGGTTTTACTGGTACAATTACTATTAGCAATAATGCAGAAACCGTGATCAATGGTTGGAATTTAGAGTTTGATAGTCAATTCTCGATCAAATCTCTTTGGAATGCTCAACAGAAACAGCTTACAGACGATCGATATACCGTTTCTAACCTGAATTGGAATGAACAAATTCCGATAAACGGTTCAGTTTCTTTTAGTTTCAATGGTGTTTGGACACAAGGAAACATTCCTGTACCAAATAACTATGAATTAAATGGACAAGCCTTGAGTACGAACTTAGATTCTTCAGGAGTATTTTCTGAGAATAGTTCTTTAGTTTTAGCATAA
- a CDS encoding type II toxin-antitoxin system HicA family toxin, with translation MRELKSLLKKEGFVYRTAKSSHTRWYHELLSEDPITISGNDGDHAQKYLEKQINQKLAKLKRIKEGK, from the coding sequence ATTCGAGAATTAAAGAGTTTATTGAAAAAAGAAGGTTTTGTTTATCGTACAGCTAAAAGTAGTCACACTCGTTGGTATCATGAATTATTATCAGAAGATCCGATCACAATATCAGGAAATGATGGTGATCATGCTCAAAAATATTTAGAAAAACAAATTAATCAAAAATTAGCTAAATTAAAAAGAATAAAAGAGGGTAAATAA
- a CDS encoding type II toxin-antitoxin system HicB family antitoxin, which translates to MVFLPEFSQNVMQPVTHGETDEEALKNGQEVLELIMEEYQEDGKDLPQPKTFVFA; encoded by the coding sequence GTGGTTTTTTTACCTGAATTTAGTCAGAATGTTATGCAACCTGTTACTCATGGGGAAACCGATGAAGAAGCCTTAAAAAATGGGCAAGAAGTTTTAGAGTTAATCATGGAAGAATATCAAGAAGATGGTAAAGATTTACCTCAGCCTAAAACCTTTGTTTTTGCTTAA
- a CDS encoding ApaLI family restriction endonuclease, protein MLISQIHLLSEEYASQLKIQIDLRKEEMKNDDSSHYLIYRVLGITSQEGQKIDEYQNIGRFLYNYAGSFLEEVASLCLLFNNPQGRKITVKNSFGTKPKTFEIDFLDGKDAIEIKWRDATTDGDHITKEHTRVKAIENHGYKPIRVMFYYPQREQAINIQQTLETVYKGVNGEYYAGEEAWNFIKSRTGFDMKQILIDIADQKTPDKS, encoded by the coding sequence TTGTTAATATCGCAAATTCATTTACTTTCAGAAGAATACGCTTCTCAATTAAAAATACAAATTGATTTAAGAAAAGAAGAAATGAAAAATGATGATAGTTCCCATTATTTAATTTATAGAGTTTTAGGGATAACCAGTCAAGAAGGTCAAAAAATAGATGAATATCAAAATATTGGCAGGTTTTTGTATAATTATGCTGGTTCTTTTTTAGAAGAAGTTGCCTCTTTATGTTTATTATTTAACAATCCTCAAGGAAGAAAAATTACTGTAAAAAATTCTTTTGGTACAAAACCAAAAACTTTTGAAATTGATTTTTTAGATGGCAAGGACGCTATAGAAATTAAATGGAGAGATGCAACTACAGACGGAGATCATATCACAAAAGAGCATACAAGGGTAAAAGCGATCGAAAATCATGGATATAAACCTATTAGAGTAATGTTTTATTATCCTCAAAGAGAACAAGCTATCAATATTCAACAAACCTTAGAAACGGTTTACAAAGGCGTAAATGGAGAATATTATGCCGGAGAAGAAGCATGGAACTTTATTAAAAGTCGTACAGGATTTGATATGAAACAGATTTTAATAGATATTGCCGATCAAAAAACACCAGACAAAAGTTAA
- a CDS encoding site-specific DNA-methyltransferase: MEKIIKGNCLDELQKIDSEIIDLIYLDPPFFTQKKHSLTTRDNNINYEFDDVWNSLSDYLLMMEKCLIECKRVLKKTGNIFLHCDKSASHHLRVLLDKIFGYDNFRSEIIWSYKRWSNSKKGLLNSHQTIYFYSKTDDFKFNTIYSDYSPTTNVDQIWQLREKNSYGKSVYKKDKNGNIILAQEKKGVPLSDVWEIPFLNPKAKERVGYPTQKPVLLLQQIINISTDEGDLVLDAFCGSGTTCVAAKSLQRSFIGIDISEDAIELTKKRLNEMIITKSELLEKGKTSYIEKSEDELFLLKSINAIPVQRNNGIDGFLKRQFNDKPIPVRIQKKDETLEDAIEAINHSEQAKKCDLKIVIQTNNYRQLFPLEDKKILIIKSYELFINEELNKTSMIAYNQSN, from the coding sequence ATGGAAAAAATAATTAAGGGAAATTGTCTTGATGAGTTACAAAAAATTGACTCAGAAATAATTGATTTAATTTATTTAGATCCGCCATTCTTTACTCAAAAAAAACATTCTTTAACCACTCGTGATAATAACATAAATTATGAATTTGATGATGTATGGAATAGTCTAAGTGATTATTTATTAATGATGGAAAAATGTTTGATTGAATGTAAAAGAGTATTAAAAAAAACTGGTAATATTTTTTTACATTGTGATAAATCAGCTTCTCATCATTTAAGAGTGTTATTAGATAAAATATTTGGCTATGATAATTTTAGAAGTGAAATTATTTGGTCTTATAAAAGATGGTCAAATTCTAAAAAAGGTTTACTCAATTCTCATCAAACTATTTATTTTTATTCTAAAACTGACGATTTTAAATTTAATACTATTTATAGTGATTATTCTCCCACAACAAATGTTGATCAAATATGGCAATTACGAGAAAAAAATAGCTATGGAAAATCAGTATATAAAAAGGATAAAAATGGTAATATCATCTTAGCTCAAGAGAAAAAAGGCGTTCCTTTATCAGATGTTTGGGAAATACCTTTTTTAAATCCAAAAGCAAAAGAAAGAGTAGGTTATCCTACGCAAAAACCTGTTTTACTTTTACAACAAATTATTAATATTTCTACTGATGAAGGGGATTTAGTTTTAGATGCTTTTTGTGGAAGTGGTACAACTTGTGTTGCCGCCAAATCATTACAACGTAGTTTTATTGGAATTGATATATCAGAAGATGCGATCGAACTTACTAAAAAAAGATTAAATGAGATGATTATAACTAAGTCTGAACTTCTGGAAAAAGGAAAAACAAGTTATATAGAAAAATCAGAAGATGAACTATTTTTATTAAAAAGTATTAATGCTATTCCAGTACAAAGAAATAATGGCATTGATGGTTTTTTGAAAAGACAATTTAATGATAAACCTATACCCGTTAGAATACAAAAAAAAGATGAAACTTTAGAAGATGCGATCGAAGCTATTAATCATTCAGAACAAGCAAAAAAATGTGATTTAAAAATAGTTATTCAAACAAATAATTATCGTCAGTTATTTCCTTTAGAAGACAAGAAAATTCTCATTATTAAATCATATGAATTATTCATTAACGAAGAATTAAACAAAACAAGTATGATAGCTTATAATCAATCAAATTAG
- a CDS encoding type II toxin-antitoxin system HicB family antitoxin, which produces MSKFNYTITIQWSNKDNCFVVFLPNFKNEMQPITHGKTYEEALKNGQEVLELIMEEYQEDGKDLPQPKTFVFA; this is translated from the coding sequence ATGAGTAAATTTAATTATACAATTACTATTCAATGGAGTAATAAAGATAACTGTTTTGTCGTATTTTTACCTAATTTTAAAAATGAAATGCAACCAATTACTCATGGCAAAACCTATGAAGAAGCCTTAAAAAATGGGCAAGAAGTTTTAGAGTTAATTATGGAAGAATATCAAGAAGATGGCAAAGATTTACCTCAACCTAAAACCTTTGTTTTTGCTTAA
- a CDS encoding type II toxin-antitoxin system HicA family toxin, whose amino-acid sequence MPKLPRLNAKESEKLLFNTGFVLRRSQGSHRIYQKDNIKVVIPFHGGKTLHPKIVKQVIDAIETSNE is encoded by the coding sequence TTGCCTAAATTACCTCGTCTTAATGCTAAAGAATCAGAAAAACTGTTATTTAATACTGGATTTGTTTTGAGAAGAAGTCAAGGAAGTCATCGAATTTATCAAAAAGATAACATAAAAGTAGTTATTCCTTTTCATGGTGGTAAAACTCTACATCCTAAAATTGTTAAGCAAGTTATTGATGCGATCGAAACTAGCAATGAATAA
- a CDS encoding type II toxin-antitoxin system HicB family antitoxin, with protein sequence MINTRYQISAVIEKDEYGYYAYCPQLEGCQSQGDSFEEIKANIQEAIELYLSTVTEEEKQALLVKEISLINVEVKVA encoded by the coding sequence ATGATTAATACACGCTATCAAATAAGTGCCGTAATTGAAAAAGATGAATATGGTTATTATGCTTATTGCCCTCAATTAGAAGGTTGTCAAAGTCAAGGGGATTCTTTCGAGGAAATAAAAGCTAATATTCAAGAGGCAATAGAATTATATTTATCTACTGTTACAGAAGAAGAAAAACAAGCATTATTGGTGAAAGAAATTTCTCTAATTAATGTGGAGGTTAAAGTTGCCTAA